The Triticum aestivum cultivar Chinese Spring chromosome 3A, IWGSC CS RefSeq v2.1, whole genome shotgun sequence genome includes a region encoding these proteins:
- the LOC123063122 gene encoding exocyst complex component EXO70A1-like: MTAALMDLATVPRPASEKVHLAVGDDVTQCRLTLRWALHFIPPHMLLVLVHIHRPTTPTVLGASVAASKLTEDHVSAHRISEKNVIEKNLKECLQMCKVQAEILIIDKDDVIAGLGEAVKDQKVTTLVMGVKRRKHGWKSKTADALEKQADCLCNILYLHEGVLVASRHQHTDRKIGMPSLVGCHFSGSNSNTTKSSSFFNSRSTADTFDTEHLDDPSLVMNSTYIYHDCRFNTIIGLKSFDTFKELVKQQILAEHSRDLYQAFNIKYCDIFTGCQLIGGFDSLIGVDPQHLGEEHWKSIKSWPAVLEYIVSVLKTLQMQLLMQNHRARNGFTHDDLSEAVKKPIKRLFTVASIVSDHEVRKSPEKLFCVLNMHTALIDAAPTLRKVFSTKSIRDVLQELEDSVRGILKELKGLIHTYNSPKVVQDGDILPICGYLMRYIMLLVKHKGSLDRILSHDYTDSLLKVEGMSLTSGLVSGLITDLESVIDKHSKQCAASKGLQFIFLMNNIHFILQEVKQSDVQLTVKAKWFEKRRSLIKGYIKSYLSASWGPVTSTLEVAKSMPPTKKARINLLNFWYTAPPMTPLQSFASSFNEACSSQICLKVPSPTLRDELRVKILEFVSRAYHGHLASQRQSAEQNAREFESEWKTKISELFEG, encoded by the exons ATGACAGCAGCGCTCATGGATCTGGCAACTGTACCTCGACCTGCAAGTGAGAAGGTACACCTGGCAGTGGGGGATGATGTTACGCAGTGTCGGCTTACTCTCCGATGGGCTTTGCACTTCATCCCACCACATATGTTGTTAGTTCTTGTCCACATCCACAGGCCAACTACCCCAA CTGTATTGGGAGCTTCAGTGGCAGCAAGCAAGTTGACAGAAGATCATGTTAGCGCGCACAGGATAAGTGAGAAAAACGTGATTGAGAAGAACTTAAAGGAGTGCTTGCAAATGTGTAAG GTCCAAGCAGAGATACTCATAATTGACAAAGATGATGTGATCGCTGGACTTGGGGAGGCAGTCAAAGACCAGAAGGTTACTACACTCGTTATGGGTGTCAAAAGAAG AAAACATGGCTGGAAGAGCAAGACAGCAGATGCTTTGGAAAAACAAGCCGACTGTTTGTGCAATATTCTGTATCTTCATGAGGGAGTTCTCGTTGCCAGCAG GCATCAGCACACAGATAGGAAAATTGGCATGCCTTCTTTGGTAGGTTGCCACTTCTCAGGCAGTAATAGTAACACCACGAAATCCTCTTCTTTCTTCAACTCTCGAAGCACCGCCGACACCTTTGACACGGAGCATCTTGATGATCCTTCCTTAGTGATGAATTCAACCTATATATACCATGATTGTAGGTTCAACACTATAATTGGTCTCAAGTCATTTGACACTTTTAAGGAGCTAGTAaagcagcaaattttagctgagCACTCAAGGGACTTGTACCAGGCATTCAACATCAAATACTGTGATATCTTCACTGGGTGCCAGTTAATTGGTGGCTTTGACTCACTCATTGGAGTAGATCCCCAACATTTAGGGGAGGAACATTGGAAATCCATCAAGAGCTGGCCTGCAGTGTTGGAGTATATTGTCAGTGTTCTCAAGACATTGCAGATGCAGCTCCTCATGCAGAATCATCGTGCACGCAACGGATTTACACATGATGACCTTTCAGAAGCAGTGAAAAAACCTATTAAGCGTCTGTTCACTGTTGCTTCAATTGTATCTGACCATGAGGTGCGGAAGTCACCAGAGAAGCTATTCTGTGTACTGAACATGCACACAGCACTCATAGATGCTGCCCCCACTCTCAGGAAAGTCTTCTCTACAAAATCCATCAGAGATGTTCTTCAAGAACTGGAGGACTCTGTAAGGGGAATACTTAAAGAACTTAAAGGCTTAATTCATACATACAACTCACCAAAAGTAGTGCAGGATGGAGATATCCTGCCGATATGTGGGTACCTCATGAGATACATCATGCTCCTAGTGAAGCATAAAGGTTCACTTGATAGGATTCTATCTCATGATTACACTGACAGTCTGTTGAAAGTTGAGGGAATGAGTTTGACAAGTGGTCTAGTGTCTGGGCTCATTACTGATCTAGAATCAGTAATTGATAAACATTCAAAGCAATGTGCTGCTTCTAAAGGACTCCAGTTCATATTCTTGATGAACAACATACATTTCATACTTCAAGAAGTCAAGCAATCAGACGTACAGCTGACTGTAAAAGCCAAGTGGTTTGAGAAACGCCGATCCTTGATCAAGGGGTACATAAAGAGTTACCTATCTGCATCATGGGGACCTGTTACGTCCACCTTGGAGGTTGCAAAAAGCATGCCTCCCACTAAAAAGGCAAGGATAAACTTGCTCAACTTCTGGTACACGGCTCCGCCAATGACTCCCTTGCAGAGTTTTGCTTCGTCTTTCAATGAAGCTTGCAGTAGCCAGATTTGCTTGAAGGTACCTAGTCCAACTCTTCGAGATGAGCTTCGTGTAAAGATCCTTGAGTTTGTTAGTCGAGCGTACCATGGACACTTGGCAAGTCAGAGACAGTCTGCAGAACAAAATGCGAGGGAATTTGAATCGGAGTGGAAAACCAAAATTAGTGAATTGTTTGAAGGATGA
- the LOC123063120 gene encoding disease resistance protein RGA2 — protein MAPPSAAGAAGAAARWLVSPLLQCLGDRARSFADDLARYLPGGSGDAPADLARLSGELLRLQVNAADVERARRRPSDPALVAWLHRLRDAAHDADDLLDDIHYGRLADSLAAPRHKLRRILDFSLSICRRLFRSDEPLNRLPSVLENLTDASAAYTEMAHRGLKLDAPASSWLGNESATSPRLGNFSSALPVDSTFFGRGRELADLLERLVGCNGPAQLGNQGVPVVAIVGDGGIGKTTLAQMAFNDVSIQAHFDLRMWVCVSSCMHVMELTREILQLAKEGKDYRGVLNFNYLQESLVSAVAGKRFLLILDDVWNDNGSELWQNVDQGKALLSPLQNGQQGSRIVVTTRTKMVADMLGVRIPMMLVGLGAEEHWLLLKKHALVCEESSGYSQLKEIGRKIALKLRGSPLAAKVIGGTLSGTRRARDWNSILETDIHGDIVATLLSSYYHLPPHLQCCFAYCSIFPKNWKFEPKKLVRMWISQGFIQMENGRSMEDCGKEYFKQLLLRSFFQTVKQGNKRLYLMHDLIHDLAQMVSDGDCGRVEGDMSKNILPTIRHLSVSSNCLGKIKNQNYLKRLRTLIVFRDPLMPPSPIPDGFLAEIKNVRTLDFTGCDISKLPEAIDVLTHLRYIALPDTIKTIPESVSRLLHLQTFDIPKKCQLDGFPEGMHQLTSLRHLGIESKYISTIRGIGSLVNLQGSVEFHVKKEKGRTLEELKDMRDLHGLLSIKNLENVQCKEEACEAQLANKQHVNILKFEWSVANLDFGPNIDAEVLNCLQPHPNLEELHIARYKGASSPRWLQLKTLSHLKCLYLANCRRWEWLPPLGQLPSLRVLHLKEMNSVAEIGPSFYGGLMAFQSLKDLEFDDMPNLVRWTGETGNSFLPSLQKLKISNCPKLDEVPLLPYTIKRVTVERSKVSHLKLSPHCSSRSSKFMLEISSTSILSEGFLLHQQHLEATEVLNIRGCWGSVAAEKFKLLTSLRKLRLWQCDMDDARLNLCLQHLTVLASLEIIDCKNIKSFVLPVGSRYFTTLQHLCFENCLNLSSLATLESSIFLKSLIIERCPMVTAVSLPSEMKRMTSLNKLSISHCQGFQSLPSSIPPSLEFLHLVGCDSRLTEGLLERQGPEWEKIAFISQITVY, from the coding sequence ATGGCTCCACCGTCCGCGGCCGGCGCGGCCGGCGCGGCGGCGAGATGGCTGGTGTCGCCGCTGCTGCAGTGCCTGGGCGATCGGGCCAGGTCCTTCGCCGACGACCTCGCGCGGTACCTCCCGGGAGGATCCGGGGACGCGCCCGCCGACCTCGCGcgcctctccggcgagctcctccgcctccaGGTGAACGCCGCCGACGTCGAGCgcgcccggcgccgcccctccgACCCCGCCCTCGTCGCCTGGCTCCACCGCCTCAGGGACGCGGCCCACGACGccgacgacctcctcgacgacatccACTACGGCCGCCTCGCCGACTCCCTCGCCGCCCCACGCCATAAGCTCCGCCGCATCCTCGACTTCTCCCTCTCCATCTGCCGCCGCCTGTTCCGCTCCGACGAGCCCCTCAATCGGCTCCCCTCCGTCCTCGAGAATCTCACCGACGCCTCCGCGGCCTACACAGAGATGGCCCACCGCGGCCTGAAGCTGGACGCGCCCGCCTCTTCGTGGCTTGGCAACGAATCGGCTACCTCTCCGCGGCTTGGTAACTTTAGCTCCGCCCTCCCAGTCGACAGCACCTTCTTTGGCCGCGGCCGCGAGCTCGCTGATCTGCTGGAAAGGTTAGTCGGATGCAATGGCCCTGCTCAACTCGGGAACCAGGGTGTCCCGGTTGTTGCCATTGTTGGCGATGGCGGCATCGGCAAGACGACGCTGGCGCAGATGGCCTTCAATGATGTGAGCATCCAGGCTCACTTCGATCTCCGGATGTGGGTGTGCGTCTCAAGCTGTATGCATGTGATGGAGCTTACTAGGGAGATATTGCAGCTGGCCAAAGAGGGGAAGGACTATCGTGGTGTACTCAATTTTAATTATCTGCAGGAGTCGCTGGTTTCTGCCGTTGCAGGGAAGAGGTTCTTGCTCATCCTTGATGATGTTTGGAATGACAACGGGAGTGAGCTTTGGCAGAACGTAGACCAGGGGAAAGCTTTACTATCACCTCTGCAGAATGGTCAGCAAGGTAGCAGAATAGTCGTGACTACACGCACGAAGATGGTGGCTGACATGCTAGGTGTAAGGATCCCAATGATGTTGGTTGGATTGGGTGCCGAAGAGCATTGGTTGTTGCTCAAGAAGCACGCGTTGGTTTGTGAGGAGAGTTCTGGATATTCTCAGTTGAAGGAGATTGGGAGAAAGATTGCTTTGAAGCTAAGAGGATCTCCTCTCGCAGCTAAAGTTATTGGCGGGACGCTTAGTGGTACTCGAAGGGCAAGGGATTGGAACAGTATCTTGGAGACAGATATTCATGGTGACATTGTCGCCACACTTTTGTCAAGCTATTACCATCTGCCACCACACTTGCAGTGTTGCTTTGCATATTGCAGTATATTTCCGAAGAACTGGAAGTTTGAGCCAAAGAAACTTGTTAGGATGTGGATATCACAGGGTTTCATTCAGATGGAAAATGGCAGAAGCATGGAGGATTGTGGTAAAGAGTATTTCAAACAACTTTTGTTGAGGTCATTCTTTCAGACTGTCAAGCAAGGAAACAAAAGGCTCTATCTCATGCATGACTTGATTCATGACTTGGCACAAATGGTTTCTGATGGTGATTGTGGGAGGGTCGAAGGTGACATGTCCAAAAACATACTGCCAACCATCAGACACTTGTCAGTTTCAAGTAACTGTTTAGGAAAGATAAAAAATCAAAACTATCTGAAGAGATTAAGGACACTGATTGTGTTTAGAGATCCTTTGATGCCCCCGAGTCCTATCCCAGATGGTTTTCTCGCTGAGATAAAGAATGTGCGCACGTTAGATTTTACCGGATGTGATATATCCAAGTTACCCGAAGCAATTGACGTACTAACTCATCTACGCTACATAGCACTTCCTGATACTATCAAGACCATACCTGAATCTGTGAGCAGATTACTGCATCTTCAGACTTTTGATATTCCAAAGAAGTGCCAGCTTGATGGATTtcctgagggtatgcaccagttgACCAGCTTGCGACATCTTGGCATCGAGTCAAAATACATCTCAACAATAAGAGGTATTGGTAGTCTGGTTAACCTTCAAGGTTCTGTTGAGTTCCATGTTAAAAAGGAAAAGGGGCGAACCTTAGAAGAATTGAAGGATATGagggatcttcatgggcttcttagcATCAAGAATCTGGAAAATGTTCAATGCAAAGAGGAAGCTTGCGAAGCTCAATTGGCAAATAAGCAACatgtgaacattttaaaatttgAATGGAGTGTTGCCAATTTAGATTTTGGTCCCAACATAGATGCTGAAGTATTGAACTGCTTACAACCTCATCCCAATCTGGAAGAACTTCACATTGCAAGGTACAAAGGGGCATCATCGCCGAGGTGGTTGCAGCTGAAAACGTTGTCCCACCTGAAATGCCTGTATCTAGCTAATTGCAGAAGGTGGGAGTGGCTTCCTCCTCTGGGGCAGCTTCCATCTCTGAGGGTGTTGCACCTGAAGGAAATGAATTCTGTTGCTGAAATTGGCCCTTCGTTCTATGGTGGCTTGATGGCATTTCAATCTCTAAAGGATCTTGAATTTGATGACATGCCGAATTTAGTTCGCTGGACAGGAGAAACTGGTAACTCATTTCTCCCTTCCCTGCAAAAGTTGAAGATTTCAAACTGTCCAAAGTTGGATGAAGTGCCCTTGCTTCCTTATACAATAAAAAGAGTGACGGTAGAACGAAGTAAAGTTTCACATCTCAAGTTGTCCCCTCATTGTTCATCTAGATCAAGCAAATTCATGTTGGAAATTTCTTCCACGAGTATTCTGAGTGAAGGGTTCTTATTACATCAGCAACACCTTGAAGCTACCGAGGTTCTAAACATTAGGGGTTGTTGGGGATCAGTGGCTGCCGAAAAATTTAAGTTACTAACATCACTAAGAAAACTACGGTTATGGCAGTGCGACATGGATGATGCAAGGCTTAATTTGTGTTTGCAACACTTAACTGTTCTCGCTTCCTTAGAGATAATTGACTGCAAGAATATCAAATCATTTGTCTTGCCAGTTGGTTCAAGGTATTTTACAACACTTCAACACTTGTGCTTTGAGAATTGCCTGAACCTTTCCTCCTTGGCTACCTTGGAAAGCTCCATTTTCCTGAAAAGTTTGATCATTGAGAGGTGTCCAATGGTCACAGCAGTGTCCCTACCTTCTGAGATGAAGAGAATGACATCTCTTAATAAACTGAGTATATCACACTGCCAAGGGTTTCAGTCATTGCCGAGCAGTATCCCGCCATCCCTGGAATTTCTTCATTTGGTTGGGTGTGACTCGAGGTTGACTGAAGGGTTACTTGAGAGGCAAGGTCCAGAGTGGGAGAAGATTGCCTTTATCTCCCAAATCACAGTATACTAA